The region CCACTGGGTGCGGACGCCCGACGAGGTCGCGCGAGACAGGTGCGTCGCCCGCGCCGGCGCCGACAGCTTCGTTGTGGATTCGGACGCTTTCGAGGCGCTGAAGATGAAGTTCGAGCCCTTGGGCCCTGACGAGGACCACGTCGTCTACGAGGGCTGACGTCGCTGCCAAGTCCGGACCACGACTCCCGCGCATGTTGCGCGCGTCACGGCTACGTTAGGCGTCCTTCAGGAGGACCAATGCTTCTCCAGATCTCCACGACGCACGAGCCGGCCACGGACCTCGGGTACCTGCTCCATAAGCACCCCGGCCGCCGGCAGGCCTTTGACCTGCCGTTCGGAACGGCGCACGTGTTCTACCCCCAGGCCCGCGAGGACCTCTGCACCTGCGCGCTCCTCCTCGACGTGGATCCCGTGGGACTCGTACGTCGGGGGCAGGGCAGCGATGCTCCACTGGAGCAGTACGTCAATGACCGTCCGTACGTGGCTTCGTCCTTCCTCAGCGTCGCGATCGGCCGCGTGTTCAGGTCCGCGCTGGCAGGACGGTGTCCGGAGCGCCCGGACCTCGCAACGACGCCCATCCCCCTGGAGGCGCGGCTCCCGGTAGTGCCCTGCCGGGGCGGGGAGGACCTGCTGCGCGCGCTGTTCGTCCCGCTTGGCTACGACCTCGAGATCCAGAGGCACCCGCTTGACCCCCGGTTCCCGGACTGGGGCGACAGCCCGTACCTGACCGTCACCCTGCGTGCGAATGCGCGCCTGCAGGACCTGCTCTCGCACCTGTACGTCCTCATCCCGGTCCTGGACGCCACAAAGCACTACTGGATCGGTGACCACGAGGTCGACAAACTGCTGCGCCACGGCGAAGGGTGGCTCGGCTCCCACCCTCAGCGCGAGGAGATCGTCCGTCGCTACCTCAAGCGCAACCGTCCTCTCGTGCGCCAGGCGCTGGAACGCCTGGTGGCCGAGGAACAGCCGGATTCCCCCGACGAGCAGGCGGAGAAGGCACTGGGCGAGGAGGCCGCGGTCGAGCGGCCCCTGCGACTGCACGAGCAGCGGATCGACGCCGTCGTGGGCGAGCTGCGAGCGAGCGGCGCACGGAGGGTCCTGGACCTCGGGTGCGGGCAGGGCAGTCTTATCCAGACCCTCATCGGTGACGCTCAGTTCACGGAGATCGTGGGGCTGGACGTCTCCCACCGCGCGCTCGAGGTGGCTGCGGAGCGCCTGCGGCTGGATCAGCTCTCGCCGCAGCAGCGCGACCGCGTGAAGCTGCTGCACGGCTCCCTCACCTACGCCGATCGCCGTATCCACGGCTTCGACGCGGCGGCGGCCGTCGAGGTGATCGAGCACCTGGACCCACACCGCCTCGAGTCGTTCGAGCGGGTGGTGTTCGAGCGCGCGAGGCCGGCGACGGTGGTGGTGACGACTCCGAACGCTGAGTACAACGTCCGCTTTCCCGCCCTGCCCGGTGATGCCTACAGGCACCGCGACCACCGTTTCGAATGGAGCCGCGACGAGTTTGCCGCCTGGACCGCCCGGCTGCACGAGCGCTTCGGCTACTCCGCGCGGCACCTGCCCGTGGGAGCCGAGGACCCCCAGGTCGGGCCAGCTACGCAGATGGCGGTGCTGTCGCTGTGAGCATCCAGATACCTGACCTGTCTCTCGTGGCGCTCGTCGGGGCGTCGGGGTCCGGCAAGTCCACCTTCGCCGCAAAGCACTTCCTCCGGACGGAGGTGCTGTCCTCAGACTTCTGCCGCGGCTTGGTTGCCGACGACGAGAACGACCAGGAGGCCAGCAGCGACGCGTTCGACGTCCTGTATTACATCGCCGGCAAGCGCCTTGAGGCCGGACGTCTGGTGGTCGTGGACGCCACAAATGTCCAGCGCGACTCCCGCAAGCCGCTCGTCGAGCTGGCGCGCCGCTACCACTGTGTCCCGGTGGCGATCGTGCTGGACCTGCCGGAGAAGGTCTGCCTTGAGCGCAACCGCGGACGCGACGACCGGACGTTCGGCCCCCACGTCATCGGCCGCCAGATCCAGCAGCTGCGGCGGTCCCTGAGGGGGCTTGAGCGCGAGGGTTTCCGGAACGTGTTCGTGCTGCCGTCGGTGGAGGAGGTCGAGTCGGCGACGATCGAGCGTCGTCCGCTGTGGGTCGACCGCCGCATCGACACCGGCCCCTTCGACATCGTCGGCGACGTCCACGGGTGCTGCGACGAACTCGAGGAGCTGCTCGGCCTCCTGGGCTATGAGGTGACGGAGGTGCGTCCGGGAGCCGGCCTTGACTCCGGACCCGTGTACGCGCACCCCGAGGGGCGGCGCGCCGTGTTCCTCGGTGACCTCGTGGACCGTGGCCCGCGCGTCTGCGACACGCTGCGACTGGTGCGCAACATGGTCGGATCCGGCAGCGCGCTCTGCGTTCCCGGTAACCACGACGTGAAGCTCGTCCGGAAGCTGCGCGGGAGGGACGTTGCCATCACTCACGGGCTCGACCGGACACTCGCGGAGATCGACGCCCTTCCGGACGAGGAGCGGGACCTCTTCCGCAAGAACGCGATCGATTTCCTGGACGGCCTCATCAGCCACTACGTCCTCGACGAAGGACGGCTCGTGGTCGCACACGCGGGGATGAAGCAGGAGCTCGCGGGCCGCGCCTCGCGCAAGGTCCGGGACTTCGCCCTCTACGGTGAGACGACCGGTGAGACCGACGAATTCGGGCTGCCCGTCCGCTACGAGTGGGCCGCGGAGTATCGCGGACAGGCGAAGGTCGTCTACGGACACACCCCGGTCCCGGAGTCCGAGTGGCTCAACCGGACGATCAACATCGACACCGGCTGCGTGTTCGGCGGCCGCCTGACCGCCCTTCGCTACCCGGAGCGCGAGCTGGTTTCCGTTGCCGCCCGCCGTACCTACTCCGATCCTGTGCGTCCCTTCCCCGTCGAAGAAACGGGACTGTCGGCGCAGCAGGCAAGCGACGACCTGCTGGACATCGACGATGTCATGGGCCGGCGGATCGTGGCGACCGAGCTGATGGGAAACGTCACCATCCGGGAGGAGAACGCGGCGGCGGCGCTTGAGGCGATGAGCCGGTTCGCTGTGGACCCCCGGTGGCTCGTCTACCTGCCACCCGCGATATCGCCTTCTGAGACCGCGGCTTCGGTGGACCTCCTCGAGCACCCGAAGGAGTCCTTCGACTACTACCGCAAGCAGGGTGTGCCGAAGGTGGTCTGCCAGGAGAAGCACATGGGCTCGCGGGCGGTGCTGGTGGTGTGCCGCGACCACGACACCGGC is a window of Actinomycetota bacterium DNA encoding:
- a CDS encoding 3' terminal RNA ribose 2'-O-methyltransferase Hen1 yields the protein MLLQISTTHEPATDLGYLLHKHPGRRQAFDLPFGTAHVFYPQAREDLCTCALLLDVDPVGLVRRGQGSDAPLEQYVNDRPYVASSFLSVAIGRVFRSALAGRCPERPDLATTPIPLEARLPVVPCRGGEDLLRALFVPLGYDLEIQRHPLDPRFPDWGDSPYLTVTLRANARLQDLLSHLYVLIPVLDATKHYWIGDHEVDKLLRHGEGWLGSHPQREEIVRRYLKRNRPLVRQALERLVAEEQPDSPDEQAEKALGEEAAVERPLRLHEQRIDAVVGELRASGARRVLDLGCGQGSLIQTLIGDAQFTEIVGLDVSHRALEVAAERLRLDQLSPQQRDRVKLLHGSLTYADRRIHGFDAAAAVEVIEHLDPHRLESFERVVFERARPATVVVTTPNAEYNVRFPALPGDAYRHRDHRFEWSRDEFAAWTARLHERFGYSARHLPVGAEDPQVGPATQMAVLSL
- a CDS encoding polynucleotide kinase-phosphatase, with translation MSIQIPDLSLVALVGASGSGKSTFAAKHFLRTEVLSSDFCRGLVADDENDQEASSDAFDVLYYIAGKRLEAGRLVVVDATNVQRDSRKPLVELARRYHCVPVAIVLDLPEKVCLERNRGRDDRTFGPHVIGRQIQQLRRSLRGLEREGFRNVFVLPSVEEVESATIERRPLWVDRRIDTGPFDIVGDVHGCCDELEELLGLLGYEVTEVRPGAGLDSGPVYAHPEGRRAVFLGDLVDRGPRVCDTLRLVRNMVGSGSALCVPGNHDVKLVRKLRGRDVAITHGLDRTLAEIDALPDEERDLFRKNAIDFLDGLISHYVLDEGRLVVAHAGMKQELAGRASRKVRDFALYGETTGETDEFGLPVRYEWAAEYRGQAKVVYGHTPVPESEWLNRTINIDTGCVFGGRLTALRYPERELVSVAARRTYSDPVRPFPVEETGLSAQQASDDLLDIDDVMGRRIVATELMGNVTIREENAAAALEAMSRFAVDPRWLVYLPPAISPSETAASVDLLEHPKESFDYYRKQGVPKVVCQEKHMGSRAVLVVCRDHDTGRTRFGLREGGWGIGYTRTGRRFFDSPPLESAVLERVRTAMQTSGLWDELGSDWVVLDCEVMPWSFKAQDLLRRQYAAVGTAARVALGETDSLLREAEASGIDVSQLLDAVRERLRSTDLYAREYGRYCWGVEGADDLKVAPFHILASEGAVHADRDHLWHMSVIQRLSDADPGLLVPTSHRVVDVGDQASERTATEWWEELTSAGGEGMVVKPLDFVVRSRRGLVQPALKCRGREYLRIIYGPEYTLHLDRLRSRSLGPKRSLALREFTLGLEALSRFVDREPLRRVHECVFGVLALEAEPVDPRL